One genomic segment of Bacteroidales bacterium includes these proteins:
- a CDS encoding YdeI/OmpD-associated family protein, with translation MKSNKTLYVKNRNEWRKWLENNHLSEDEIWLIYFKKHTGQPTIPYNDAVEEALCFGWIDSTVKKIDSEKYKQRYTPRKKNSVWSKINKERAIKMINSGLMVKEGLNKIEEAKKNGKWEEAYSSKKELDIPCDMKEALMEDKKAWANFNNFANSYKNMYIGWVTAAKREETRKKRINEVVNRSIQNIKPGMM, from the coding sequence ATGAAATCAAATAAAACTTTATATGTTAAAAACAGGAATGAATGGAGAAAATGGTTAGAAAATAATCATTTATCTGAAGATGAAATATGGTTGATATATTTTAAAAAACACACAGGACAACCTACAATTCCTTATAATGACGCAGTCGAGGAAGCCTTATGTTTTGGATGGATTGATAGTACAGTAAAAAAAATTGATTCCGAAAAATATAAACAAAGATATACTCCACGCAAAAAAAATAGTGTATGGTCAAAAATAAACAAAGAAAGGGCTATAAAAATGATAAATAGTGGATTAATGGTTAAGGAAGGATTAAACAAAATTGAGGAAGCAAAAAAGAACGGGAAATGGGAAGAAGCATATTCATCAAAAAAGGAACTGGATATTCCTTGTGATATGAAAGAAGCTCTTATGGAAGACAAAAAAGCATGGGCAAATTTCAATAATTTCGCAAACTCCTATAAAAACATGTATATAGGTTGGGTAACTGCTGCAAAACGAGAAGAAACACGAAAAAAAAGAATTAATGAAGTAGTAAATCGCTCAATACAAAACATAAAGCCGGGAATGATGTAA
- a CDS encoding carboxypeptidase-like regulatory domain-containing protein — protein MIIIFLYNYSYSQNIVKGKIIDSKTKKSLAFVNIIFNNKPYLGTTTDIDGKFFFKSSQKLKNLTCSYVGYERFTIVFDTIEKKCEKINIELHPSAYKLKEVIVKAGENPANRIIKKLIENKDINNPENISSFKYHSYNKVIYDFELNDTIDTDSIKIKIDSMLKGGHMLIMESVTERKYIKPDKNEEIILGTKVSGFKHPSFASLATDIQPFSFYKDMITVLDINYLNPISNGSLKKYHFNIEDTLFHNKDTIYIISFKPLPNKILKLLQEFSTLIQINMLFKMLLLNLSKKVLLILKYSNNMNILITNNGFLFS, from the coding sequence TTGATTATAATTTTTTTATATAATTATTCTTATTCCCAAAATATAGTCAAAGGAAAAATAATAGACAGTAAGACTAAAAAAAGTCTTGCTTTTGTAAATATAATATTTAATAATAAACCTTATTTAGGAACTACAACAGATATAGATGGAAAATTCTTTTTTAAATCATCTCAAAAACTTAAAAACTTAACATGTAGTTATGTTGGTTATGAAAGATTTACAATAGTTTTTGATACAATAGAAAAAAAATGTGAAAAAATAAACATTGAATTACACCCTTCTGCATATAAACTGAAGGAAGTTATAGTTAAAGCAGGCGAAAATCCAGCTAACAGAATAATCAAAAAACTAATTGAAAATAAAGATATAAATAATCCTGAAAATATTTCTTCTTTCAAATATCATTCCTACAATAAGGTAATTTATGATTTTGAACTAAATGATACTATTGACACAGATAGTATAAAAATAAAAATAGACAGTATGTTAAAAGGAGGACATATGCTTATCATGGAATCTGTAACGGAAAGAAAATATATTAAACCGGATAAGAACGAAGAAATTATATTGGGAACCAAAGTTTCCGGTTTTAAACATCCTTCATTTGCTTCACTGGCTACTGATATTCAACCATTTTCTTTTTATAAAGACATGATTACGGTCTTAGATATTAATTATCTTAATCCTATCAGTAATGGAAGTTTAAAAAAATACCACTTTAATATTGAAGATACTTTATTTCACAACAAGGATACAATATATATTATCTCTTTTAAACCCTTGCCTAATAAAATTTTGAAGCTTTTACAGGAGTTCTCTACGTTAATACAAATAAATATGCTATTCAAAATGTTATTGCTCAACCTTTCGAAAAAGGTCTTATTGATATTAAAATACAGCAACAATATGAATATATTGATAACAAACAATGGTTTCCTGTTCAGTTAA